The following coding sequences are from one Nymphalis io chromosome 17, ilAglIoxx1.1, whole genome shotgun sequence window:
- the LOC126774881 gene encoding uncharacterized protein LOC126774881 isoform X2, translating to MTASGIDRTVSDGVTSIGYNVVYGDDDLFVINQVISDSEKSDILRKKTDLNQSIAPLPAEDVKCLMSVDRYCSKTMLEIKSVLIQALKDDCAKCSVKQKESAGKIVASMMAHDPVAWKLFLTRSALQILPEKKPLKKERSKFKIKGDPELIENARNRYTMPGVKVRVKRYAMEKIN from the exons ATGACCGCTTCAGGAATAGACAGAACAGTGAGCGACGGAGTGACAAGTATTGGATACAATGTTGTATACGGAGACGATGATCTGTTTGTTATAAATCAGGTCATAAGTGACTCGGAAAAGTCAGATATATTGAGgaaaaaaactgatttaaacCAATCTATTGCACCGTTACCAGCTGAAGATGTTAAGTGCTTGATGTCTGTGGACCGTTACTGTTCTAAAACTATGTTggaaataaaaa GCGTTCTCATCCAAGCCTTAAAAGATGATTGTGCGAAGTGTTCTGTGAAACAGAAAGAAAGCGCAGGGAAAATTGTTGCATCTATGATGGCTCATGATCCTGTTGCGTGGAAGCTCTTCCTCACCAG gtcAGCTCTACAAATTTTACCTGAAAAGAAACCACTTAAAAAAGAAaggtcaaaatttaaaataaagggaGATCctgaattaattgaaaatgcAAGAAATAGATACACAATGCCCGGTGTGAAAGTGAGAGTGAAGAGATACGCCAtggagaaaataaattaa
- the LOC126774839 gene encoding glutamyl-tRNA(Gln) amidotransferase subunit B, mitochondrial produces MKHYILSKRLLYKYSKIFKRGFSIHCNKEWQSVVGLEVHAQLNTESKLFSGAENTFGGLVNNCVSLFDAAIPGTLPVLNRKCVELGVLTALALSCKVNEVSTFDRKHYFYADLPAGYQITQQRTPLANDGIINFQVFTPGVHKKPYKKSSKIKQIQLEQDSGKSLHDAELKRSLVDLNRAGAPLIELVFEPDLEDGEEAAALVKELVLIVHRLGACTGRMEEGALRVDANVSMRHVGEPLSTRTEIKNIGSVRGVAGAIRHEIERQRSILESGGRILNETRAWDATAKITIPMRDKEVVQDYRYMPEPNLPPLRVNLTTTENSQDVVSVPLIKDKIPELPEESRTKLIKNYELRPEIAVQLVNEPVLLDFFQTITLVKARNPTKVANLLLNELLTVLNKRKLDVAYCPLTVNQLEDVVDLLLDKRISLDVCRKTINELVDGTSSSAMEIIKQKGWLLISDEAEIYNSCIKVIENNPKLVKQYKDGKTKVLKALLGILSKTTDNKLDMSIASAKLEELLKK; encoded by the exons atgaagcattatatattatcgaaaagacttttatataaatacagtaaaatatttaaacgtggCTTCTCGATTCATTGTAACAAAGAGTGGCAAAGTGTCGTAGGATTAGAAGTGCATGCTCAGTTAAACACGGAATCGAAACTTTTTTCTGGTGCTGAAAATACATTTGGTGGCTTAGTGAATAATTGTGTATCATTATTTGATGCTGCGATACCGGGAACATTGCCTGTTTTAAACAGAAAATGTGTAGAACTTGGTGTTTTAACTGCATTGGCACTTTCATGTAAAGTAAACGAAGTTTCGACTTTTGATCGAAAACATTACTTTTACGCCGATTTGCCCGCTGGTTATCAGATAACGCAACAAAGAACACCACTAGCGAACGATGGCATCATTAATTTTCAG gtATTTACACCAGGTGTTCACAAGAAGCCATATAAGAAgagttcaaaaataaaacaaatacaattagaACAAGACAGCGGAAAGTCTCTACACGATGCTGAGTTAAAGAGAAGCCTTGTGGATTTGAACAGAGCCGGAGCCCCACTTATTGAGCTAGTCTTTGAACCCGACCTTGAG GATGGCGAGGAAGCAGCAGCACTAGTTAAAGAACTTGTACTGATTGTACACAGGCTAGGTGCATGTACTGGTCGGATGGAAGAAGGTGCTTTGCGTGTAGATGCCAATGTGTCCATGCGTCATGTCGGTGAACCACTTTCTACACGTACAGAG attaaaaatattggttCAGTGCGCGGAGTGGCAGGCGCTATCCGTCATGAAATAGAACGTCAAAGATCAATATTAGAAAGCGGTGGGCGTATTTTGAACGAAACTCGGGCCTGGGACGCTACAGCGAAAATCACTATTCCTATGAGAGACAAAGAAGTTGTACAAGATTACAG ATATATGCCTGAACCGAACCTTCCTCCATTAAGGGTTAACCTCACAACAACAGAAAACAGCCAAGACGTCGTAAGCGTACCACTCATCAAAGACAAAATACCAGAATTGCCAGAAGAATCtagaacaaaattaataaaaaattacgaatTACGCCCCGAAATAGCAGTGCAGCTTGTGAACGAACCTGTTTTATTAGATTTCTTCCAAACCATAACCTTAGTTAAAGCTAGGAATCCAACTAAAGTCGCCAATCTCCTACTAAATGAGCTCCTAACAGtacttaataaaagaaaattagacGTTGCATATTGTCCCTTAACTGTGAACCAGTTAGAGGATGTAGTTGATTTGCTATTAGATAAGAGAATTAGTTTAGATGTATGTCGTAAAACTATTAATGAACTTGTCGACGGGACGAGCTCATCGGCTatggaaataataaaacaaaagggcTGGCTATTGATATCAGACGAGGCCGAGATATATAACAGTTGTATCAAAGTGATAGAAAATAATCCAAAATTAGTCAAACAGTATAAAGATGGAAAAACTAAAGTGTTAAAAGCGTTACTTGGAATATTATCTAAAACTACTGATAATAAACTTGACATGTCAATAGCTTCCGCAAAGTTGGAggaattattaaagaaataa
- the LOC126774893 gene encoding ejaculatory bulb-specific protein 3-like, with translation MKLFIYSISILYFVYQCDCENPTYTTMYDGIDLDEILSSDRLLAGYVNCLLDKGPCTPDGKELKRNLPDAIENDCSKCTEKQRDGADKVMHYLIDHKPEDWIKLEEKYNPDGTYKLKYITNQQKDESESKENKNDEGHGDDDGDKDDDVSYNKDPTPRMDSKE, from the exons ATGAAGCTGTTCATATATAGCATATCGATTCTTTACTTTGTTTACCAATGTGATTGTGAAAACCCCACATACACAACAATGTACGATGGTATTGATTTAGATGAAATTCTAAGCAGCGATAGATTACTAGCAGGATACGTGAATTGCCTACTAGATAAAGGACCTTGTACTCCAGATGGGAAGGAATTAAAAA GAAATCTACCAGATGCAATTGAAAATGACTGCAGCAAATGTACCGAAAAACAGCGCGATGGTGCGGATAAGGTTATGCATTACTTAATCGATCATAAGCCAGAAGACTGGATAAAACTAGAGGAAAA aTATAACCCTGATGgcacatacaaattaaaatacataacaaatcaACAAAAGGATGAGTCTGAATCGAAGGAAAACAAGAATGATGAAGGTCATGGAGACGACGATGGCGACAAAGATGATGACGTCTCGTATAACAAGGATCCGACTCCAAGAATGGATTCTAAAGAATAA
- the LOC126774881 gene encoding uncharacterized protein LOC126774881 isoform X1 — MLSTLLTVSCLYTVITADMTASGIDRTVSDGVTSIGYNVVYGDDDLFVINQVISDSEKSDILRKKTDLNQSIAPLPAEDVKCLMSVDRYCSKTMLEIKSVLIQALKDDCAKCSVKQKESAGKIVASMMAHDPVAWKLFLTRSALQILPEKKPLKKERSKFKIKGDPELIENARNRYTMPGVKVRVKRYAMEKIN; from the exons ATGTTGTCTACATTATTGACTGTTTCTTGCCTGTACACAGTAATTACAGCAGATATGACCGCTTCAGGAATAGACAGAACAGTGAGCGACGGAGTGACAAGTATTGGATACAATGTTGTATACGGAGACGATGATCTGTTTGTTATAAATCAGGTCATAAGTGACTCGGAAAAGTCAGATATATTGAGgaaaaaaactgatttaaacCAATCTATTGCACCGTTACCAGCTGAAGATGTTAAGTGCTTGATGTCTGTGGACCGTTACTGTTCTAAAACTATGTTggaaataaaaa GCGTTCTCATCCAAGCCTTAAAAGATGATTGTGCGAAGTGTTCTGTGAAACAGAAAGAAAGCGCAGGGAAAATTGTTGCATCTATGATGGCTCATGATCCTGTTGCGTGGAAGCTCTTCCTCACCAG gtcAGCTCTACAAATTTTACCTGAAAAGAAACCACTTAAAAAAGAAaggtcaaaatttaaaataaagggaGATCctgaattaattgaaaatgcAAGAAATAGATACACAATGCCCGGTGTGAAAGTGAGAGTGAAGAGATACGCCAtggagaaaataaattaa
- the LOC126774921 gene encoding allergen Tha p 1-like, with the protein MKSIIVLCFLALVAFAAARPDKYTDRFDNINIDEILSNRRLLTAYISCVLEKGKCTNDGRELKSHIKDALENRCEKCTEVQRNGTRTVIRHLINNEQGYWDQLVAKYDPQRKYVAKYEMELRAIKA; encoded by the exons ATGAAGAGCATTATTGTGTTATGTTTTTTGGCATTAGTTGCATTTGCCGCAGCTCGCCCGGATAAATACACAGACCGTTTCGACAATATTAACATTGACGAGATTTTGAGTAACCGAAGGTTATTAACAGCTTACATTTCGTGTGTGCTTGAAAAGGGCAAATGCACTAACGACGGACGTGAATTAAAAT cTCACATTAAGGATGCATTGGAAAACCGCTGTGAGAAATGTACCGAGGTTCAACGTAATGGAACAAGAACTGTTATCCGCCATTTGATCAACAACGAACAGGGTTACTGGGATCAACTCGTCGCTAAATACGACCCACAACGTAAATATGTTGCCAAATATGAGATGGAACTCAGGGCTATCAAAGCGTAA